One part of the Macrobrachium nipponense isolate FS-2020 chromosome 38, ASM1510439v2, whole genome shotgun sequence genome encodes these proteins:
- the LOC135209842 gene encoding cilia- and flagella-associated protein 58-like codes for MNFWTPGRAAAITCTGVALLAGLAVAAYRKYRSQRKYIHDLEEKLEMQQTEVARLRDRLETQQNENLKTEMTQYVQSLELQRGRLDADIMMLEENLDKSKLRETKMERVLDEAKEQIESLQNQIAEKDLLIEQTALDKKEMERRLEEEEKARGRDIQILEKELNLFQERMESAQKEETELASRLQEAEATNRVLASANECFKRANDQLREGLEEKENEVYHLEILKEASAQVIADLQQRNGDLEEEIKKNKDEKEKTRLLNDEVQQMRNWVAELGGKNAMMEEELARKELKINSLKNSLENAEGENGILKEEVQNMREWVAELGGQNARKDEELACKELEINSLNNSLENAEGENSILKEEVQNMREWVAELGGQNAKKDEELACKELEINSLNNSLENAEGENSILKEEVQNMREWVAELGGQNAKKDEELACKELEINSLNNSLENAEGENSMKEEVQKRE; via the coding sequence ATGAACTTTTGGACGCCAGGCAGGGCCGCCGCCATCACTTGTACAGGTGTGGCTTTGTTGGCTGGCCTGGCGGTGGCTGCTTACCGCAAATACCGAAGTCAACGAAAGTATATTCACGATCTAGAAGAAAAACTGGAAATGCaacaaactgaagtggccagacTGAGAGATCGTCTGGAAACTCAACAGAATGAAAACTTGAAGACGGAGATGACCCAATACGTTCAATCTTTGGAACTCCAACGAGGACGTCTGGACGCTGACATAATGATGCTGGAAGAGAACCTGGACAAGAGTAAGCTCCGGGAAACTAAAATGGAACGTGTCTTGGACGAAGCTAAGGAACAGATCGAGTCTCTGCAGAATCAAATCGCAGAGAAAGATCTTTTGATTGAACAGACCGCACTGGATAAGAAAGAAATGGAACGtcgtctggaggaggaggagaaagcgaGAGGCAGAGACATCCAGATTTTGGAAAAAGAGTTGAATCTTTTCCAAGAGAGGATGGAAAGCGCCCAAAAGGAGGAAACTGAGCTCGCCTCCAGATTACAGGAAGCTGAAGCCACCAATCGAGTGTTGGCTTCAGCGAATGAATGCTTCAAGAGGGCAAATGACCAACTGAGAGAAGgtctggaagagaaagagaatgaggTCTACCATTTGGAAATTTTAAAAGAAGCTTCTGCACAAGTTATAGCCGATCTACAACAGAGGAATGGCGATCTCGAAgaggaaattaaaaagaataaggaCGAAAAGGAGAAGACCAGACTTTTGAACGACGAAGTTCAGCAGATGAGAAACTGGGTTGCTGAACTAGGAGGTAAAAACGCCATGATGGAGGAGGAATTGGCAAGGaaagaactaaaaataaattcactAAAGAATTCGCTAGAAAATGCAGAGGGAGAGAATGGTATTTTGAAAGAAGAAGTTCAGAATATGAGAGAATGGGTAGCTGAACTGGGTGGTCAAAATGCTAGGAAGGATGAGGAATTGGCCTGTAAAGAACTGGAAATAAATTCACTGAATAATTCCTTAGAAAATGCAGAAGGAGAGAATAGTATTTTGAAAGAAGAAGTTCAGAATATGAGAGAATGGGTAGCTGAACTGGGCGGCCAAAATGCTAAGAAGGATGAGGAATTGGCCTGTAAAGAACTGGAAATAAATTCACTGAATAATTCCTTAGAAAATGCAGAAGGAGAGAATAGTATTTTGAAAGAAGAAGTTCAGAATATGAGAGAATGGGTAGCTGAACTGGGCGGCCAAAATGCTAAGAAGGATGAGGAATTGGCCTGTAAAGAACTGGAAATAAATTCACTGAATAATTCCTTAGAAAATGCAGAAGGAGAGAATAGTATGAAAGAAGAAGTTCAGAAGAGAGAATAG